The genomic interval AAGAAACAAGCGGTTACGTTTGCTTTTCAGGAAACTGATGGTTTCATTGACAGCAATCCTGTAAATCCATGTGGTGAGTTTCGATTTCCCTCTGAACGAGTCAATATTTTTCCATATTTTAACAAAAATTTCCTGTACCAAGTCATCTGCATCTTCGTGGATGATAACCATACGGCGAACCTGCCAGTACACCTGTTGCTGGTATTTTCGCACCAACAAATTAAAACCATAATTGAAAGAATCGTCCGAACGCAGAAGTTCAAGCAAATCCTTTTCAGGAATATCGCTCATACCATACCAGATACCAGCAAGATGTTAAATGGATTCATTTTTATTTTTTTCTTGAAATCGCTTTTAGGGCAGCTTCAACGATGTTGGGGGCATCGAGCCCGAATTTTTTCATCAATTCCTCTGGTTTTCCACTTTCGCCAAATTTATCATCAACAGCAACCATTTCTACAGGCACAGGAAATTTACGCGATAGTAACTGAGCAATGCTGTCGCCTAATCCTCCGTATCGTTGGTGTTCTTCGGCGGTTACCATACATTTCGTTTTATGCACCGAATTAATGACGGAAAATGCATCCAAAGGTTTAATAGTATGGATATTTATTACTTCAGCATCTATTCCCTTTTCTGATAAAATTTCTGAAGCTTCGAGCGCTTTCCATACCAAATGCCCTGTAGCAAAAATACTTACATCTTTGCCTTCGCGAAGGCGAACAGCCCTTCCGATTTCAAACTTTTGGTCAACAGGGGTAAAATTGGGCACTTTGGGTCGTCCAAACCGAAGATAAACAGGTCCGTCGAATTCGGCTATGGCAAGAGTGGCGGCTTTTGTCTGGTTAAAATCGCAGGTATTTATCACAGTCATGTGAGGAAGCATCTTCATCAGACCTATGTCTTCCAGATTTTGATGTGTTGCGCCATCTTCGCCAAGAGAAATCCCTGCATGAGAGGCACATATCTTTACATTTTTTTTTGAGTAAGCTATTGATTGTCTTATCTGGTCGTAAACCCTACCTGTTGAAAAATTAGCAAAAGTACCGGTAAAAGGTATTTTTCCTCCAATGGTTAGCCCAGCGGCAATTCCCATCATGTTAGCTTCGGCAATTCCTGTCTGGAAAAAACGGTCAGGAAATTCTTTGGCAAAAGCATCCATTTTCATCGAACCGGTAAGGTCGGCACACAAAACCACCACCTCTTTATTTTTCTTTCCGGCATCAAGTAAACCTTCGCCAAATCCTGAGCGGGTATCTTTTTGATTCTGTATTGTATAATTAATCATCGTGCTTTAATTGGGGTATAATTTTACATTTGTAGTAACACCGGGATCTATCTTAAAACCCTGTTCGATGGTATAAGATGATTTTTCAGAGTATTTTGAACGAAAAACCACACGATATTTCCCGGGTTGCAAAATAAGGGATTCCTGCAGCAGATTGTCTTTCATCTCGTAAATCCATATCAGGCGATTGTCTTTTTCCTGATAAATGCTGCCATATCCATTTACTGATTTAAGTATCACGGCAATACCGGGCATAGGAATTTCAACCGTGGTAGTATGGCTTTGCGAAATATCCACATCATTTACATACAGCCGGGGAAGGCATAATACTTCGAGATCGTATTTCCCAATTAAGTATTTTTTAGTTTCGTCGAAAGTTTGAACATTTAAAGTACTCATTTCTCCATGCTTACGAATAATACCCTGTAAATTTTTGACAGTCTTTTCATTACTACTAACTTTAAGCCTCAAACTCCCCTGCGGTGTTTCGGCAGGAATAATATTGTGTGTACCTGCCGTGATTTTCACATTGGGAACTAAAACAGGAGGGATAGTTTGAATCACGATATCATACGTTGGTAAAGGGTCAAGAATAAGGGTATCAGGGATTCCTTTGTTATTCAACGTATGAATAAAGTTGTATTTCATTTTGCCGGAAACATTATCGTAAAATGTCATGTTTACGTTGGTTTCGGTAGGTTTTCCATTTTTGTCCAAAAGATTAACCTGAGCAGTAGTAGTGTTAAGCGCCTGTGATATAACTACCTGTAATGCCTTATGAAACATTTGTTCACTGCTGGCATCAAAATAATTTCCCACACAATCGAAACCCTCTTTAATATTTCTTCCAATCCCTATTATAAATGGTTTTAAGGCGATTCCTTTTTTCTGCAGATATTGGGATGCAGCGCAGGGATCGCCGTTACATTCCTCCAAACCATCCGTAATTAAAATGATAATGTTCCTACAATTGTCGCATGGGGTGAAGTCCTTTTCGGTTTGTTCCAAGGCATAAGCAATTGGAGTAGTTCCTCTTGGTGTTAATAATTTTAATTTGTGTTTAATACGTTCCGCATTGTTTGCGGCAAACGGTACCTCCAGCTTGGTATCTTTGCAATCCTGCGGAGGGAAATTTTTCTGATGCCCATACACCCTTAGAGCCAGTTCAATATTAGGAACTTTATCTAAACTATCAATAAGACTGGCTAAAAACTTTTTGGCAATGTTAATCTTCTGATCGCTTTGCCATCTGCCCAACATACTTTGTGAAGCATCGAAAACAAACAAAATGCGGGATAGGGGCTGTGGCTTTTCCTTTTCATCACCGGGCTGTGCCCACAGCAAACTACCATGAAAAACCAGGATTGTTAATAAACCTATTATTGCTATTTTTTTTATCACTTTTATAATTTATTTTATAACACCACTACCTTATATTTTGTAACTCCAGTTTGCAATGCAATATTTAAAATATTGATTTTTTATGAAGCAATATTAAAATCACCTAAGGTTTCTTCTAACTGCATAAGAGCCCGTTGCAATTGTTCGTCATTAGGAGCAACACCGTGCCAATGATGAGTACCCATCATAAAATCAACGCCAAAGCCCATTTCAGTTTTCATGACAATCATTATAGGCTTCCCTTTTCCGCTGAGTTTTCTTGCCTGGGTTAAAGTGGAAAGGATATCTGGGATATTATTACCATCCATCTGCATTACCGTCCAACCGAAGGCTTCCCATTTTGCGCAGATATTTCCCAAAGGAAGCACATCATCAACGTTACCATCTATTTGTCTTCCATTATTGTCAATAATTCCTATCAAGTTATCCACTTTTTTTGCAGAGGCAAACATGGCGGCTTCCCATACCTGACCTTCCTGAATTTCGCCATCACCCATGAGGGTAAAAATGAGGTTAGGGTCGTTGTTCAGTTTTTTGGCAAGTGCTGCTCCTATTGCAACTGACAACCCCTGTCCCAGCGAACCGGAAGCTATTCTTACACCATTACTAAGATCTTTAGGTGAAGGATGCCCTTGTAAACGGGTATTAATCATACGAAAAGTAGCCAGCTCTTCAATGGGGAAGTACCCCGAACGTGCCAGTGTGCTGTACCATGCAGCAGAAAGATGCCCGTTGGAAAGAAAAAAGATATCTTCACCCTGTCCATCCATCGTAAAAGTTTCTGCCTGGTGCTTAAGTTGGCTAAAATAAAGGGATACAAGCAGGTCGGCACATCCTAACGAACCTCCAGGGTGGCCTGACCCGGCATGATGAATCATTCGGAGAATATCCCTGCGAACCTGGGAGGCTATTTTTTGTAATTCTGCAATACTCGTCATTTTTCTGAAAACAATACCATTAAGTTATTAAAAACCTACAAATACAGATTTTCAAAAGTAAGGATTTCCTCTTAACCTAAATTATTTTTGTTGATAAAATTGGAAATCTTGACCATTATCGTGAATTCTACTTTGTGAAACCTTCCAACCCAGCAACTTGAGATGATTCCACCAATCAGGGTACGATTTATTGATAACATCCGGATGATTGAGCACAATTTCACCCAACACAGCAGCCAGAGGAGCAAATCCCAGTGCCAACCTGTGGTCGTTGCGGGTTTGTACAACACCTTTTGAAAAAGAAGCCTTCCCATGTACCATAATAGTATTGTTATTTTTCAATGTAACGTTAGCACCCATGCCTGTAAGCCCCTGTTGTAAAGCTAGCAAACGATTACTTTCCTTGTTTACAAGAGTATCAAGTCCCGTTAAGCAACACGGAATTCCTAATCCTGCGCAGGTAATCGTTAAAGCAATGGCAAGGTCGGGGGTCTGAATGCAATCCTGTTCAAAATAATCAGTACACTTACCTGTATTAGTTAGCATTACTCCTTCTTTTAAAAATCTGGAAGAAACTCCAAAATTTGTAAACAAATTGCTTAGCATTGCATCACCCTGAAGACTTTTCTGCTGCAATCCATACAATACGACAGACATTTCTTTGGAAAAAGCAATTAACTGGTACCAGCAGGCTGCCGCTGACCAATCGGGTTCAACAAAAGTATCAATTCCTATAATTGGCTGGTTTGCAACTGAAATAAGTGTATTTTCCCAAGTATGTCTTACTCCAAAACGTTCCAAAAATTGCAAAGTCATTATAATATAAGGCTGGGATACAATTGTTTTTTTTAACCGAATTTTCAGTCCGTCGGGTAAAACAGGAGCTATCATCAGTAATGCAGAAACAAACTGGCTGCTGATATGGGACTCCAATTCAACTTCGCCGCCCCGTAAAGGTTTGCCATTAATTTGCAAAGGAGGAAAACCCGGTGTTTTCAAATACCGGATATCAGCATTTATGCTTTTAAGAGCATCAACCAATTCCTTTATGGGGCGTTGCTGCATTCTTTCACTTCCGGTTAGCACCCAATTACCAGGTGTAATTGCAAGCAATGCAGTTAAAAACCGAAAAGTGGTTCCGGCATGAACTACATCTAAGATTGTAGGAACGTCCGACTTACCAGTGTTTTCCCTGATTTTTACCAATAAATTTTTTAAAATGGTAGTGTCTTCAGCCTCCGATAAATTTTCAATTATAAAATGAATTGAAGATAATGCCTGAAGTATGAGCAAACGGTTACTGATGCTTTTTGATGCGGGAAGACTGAATGCATTACACCCTCCTGTGCCCGGCTGTAACCTGATTATTTCTCTCTGCTGGTCAGATTCCATTATTTTTTTGATAAACCGGAATAAAATTCAAGACTTTCTATAATCAGGGCTACATCACAAAATTGGTTGGGAATTGTTTCCCCTATATGCTTCAAAAGGGTAATACCAATTTTACTCCCCCTGTTTTTTTTATCGAATTGTGTCAAGGCTGCAATCTCATTATAAAACTTATTATCAAAATGATAATACGAAAAATACTGTACAAAACCTTCAATTATTTCCTGCAATTCTTTATATGGCAATCCGCATAAACGATGGGAAATATAGGCTTCACAAATCATACCTGCAGCAATTGCTTCGCCATGCAACAACGATTCTTTTCCGTGGTTTAAGGAAAAGGCTTCAAGGGCATGACCGATAGTATGCCCGAAATTCAATACTTTACGCAAGCCGGATTCCATAGGATCAGCATTTACGATATCGCATTTTATTTTTACAGAACCCGCAATAAAAACGCTTTCAGCATCTTTAAAGGCAGGGAAGCCCGAAGATAATTTTTGCCAGTATGTAGCATCGGCAACCAAACCATGTTTCAGCATTTCCGCCATTCCCGATTTAATTTGTCGCATAGGAAGCGTATCAAGAAATTGTGGATTAATAAAAACAGCCTTTGGCAATGCAAAGACTCCGATTTGGTTTTTAATTTCATCGAAATCTACACCTGTTTTCCCACCTATGGAAGCATCCACCATAGATAGTAAAGTGGTGGGAATATGCACAAAAGAAATACCCCTTTTAAAGTTGGCAGCCACAAACCCACCCATGTCGCAAATCATTCCACCTCCCAGGTTTATCAGCAGCGAATGCCTATCGGCACCTCTTTTCAGCAATTCTTTCCATAAATATAAAGCCGAATCAATAACTTTATTTTTCTCTCCGGATTCTATAGTCAGAATTTCAGTATTTTGTAAAATAGAAACATGATGTTTAAGAAGTGGAAGGCAAAACTGTAAAGTAACGGAATCGGTAAGAATGTATATTTGCGAGAAAAAATCAGTATTTTCTTCAATGAAATGCGAAAGATATTCAAGCGACTGTATCCCTGTATATACAGGGCAAAATTCGCCCTGAATTGTAAACCCGGTTTTCTCTCTACTCATGTGAATCATTCTTTTCACAAAAATAGGGAATACAAAGCTTGTAATAAAAAAACTTTTTGATAAACATTGGGTTTCAATTTTTGTTCTTAAAAATAAAAATGATGAATTTTAATGATACACAAACCGCTTTCTCCCACCTTACGGATGACGAATTACGAAAAGCCGAACGCTTGTTCAGGGTGCTCAATTTGTCTGCCAGTGTAAAAATGGGCAAATTGTTGGTCAATTGCGCACTACGCATGAACATTCCCATCGAATGGGCTGTAAAACCTCTCATTTACCATTATTTTGTAGGAGGAGCTACCCTTGCTGAAAGTAATAATACGGTAAAAAAACTAGAGAAATTTAATGTGAAAGGTATTCTTGACTATTCGGTGGAAGGAGGGAGTAGCTCAATCGAAGAAACCTTAGCCGAAACCTTGAATGCTATTGTCTTTGCTGCACACGGTAGAAACATTCCTTTTGCCGTTTTCAAACCCACTGCTTTTACATCTCCCGCCCTGCTTGAAAAAAAAAGTGCAGGAATACAGCTTTCAGAATGCGAAATAACTGAAATAGAAAGTTTTAAACTACGCATAGCTACACTTTGCCACACCGCTTACGAAAATGATATTCCCCTGCTAATTGATGCAGAGGATTACGTTTACCAAGGTTTTATTGATGATGTGGTTATCAGTATGATGAAAAAATACAATAGAGATAAAGCTATTGTATTCAATACATTACAAATGTATCGCATAGATCGTACGGCTTGGTTGGAAAATTTATACCATAATGCAGAAAAGGAAAATTATTTCCCAGGTATCAAATTTGTGAGAGGAGCATACATGGAAAAAGAACGGAAACGTGCTCTTGATTTCGGATACCCCTCCCCTATTTATGCAGATAAAGCAGCAACAGATGCAGCGTTTAACAACGCATTACGCTTTGCTATAGAAAAAATTCATAGAATTTCTATTTTTAATGGCACTCACAATGTGGAAAGTACACAGTTACTTATCGAATTGATGCAACAGCACCATATTTCGCCTTCCGACAACAGGGTGTGGTTTGCTCAATTATACGGAATGAGCGACAACATCAGCTTTAACCTTGCCAAAGCCGGTTATAATGTTGCCAAATACATACCGTATGGTCCTGTAAAATCAGTACTTCCCTATCTCATTCGCAGAGCCGATGAAAACACATCCATTGCCGGGCAAAGCAGCAGAGAATTGCTGTTGATAATCCGTGAACGTCAGAGAAGGAAAAACCAAATCCAGGATAATTAAATAGCAGAAACCTGTTAATGAGTTGTTAACCGGATTCGTTTTACACGAATCGAAGTATCAAATTTTTGAACATAAATCTTATTCCCTTTTTTATCGGCATACGAAAACCCATCCTGAAGCTCAGTTATTCCCGATAAGGCTGTTAAAGCCAGTTTCTCTTTAGCATTCTGAAAACCGGACAAACATTTTTCGGCACTGGGGTATAAAAAAATAAACAATGTGGAATCGGCAGTTTCGGCACAAATTCCTTCCGAAAACTCAAAGATATTCCCCTGTCCAAAATAATAAATATTTTGCAAAGCAATAGGTCCCCTAAAATACTTTACAAGAGAATTTTTCAAACCCGTATCCGGTATTTCTTTCAATAATCCGGGTAAAAAACCGTTACCAGAGTTTATTCTATTGAGAAGCCGAATTGTAAATTGTTTGATTTCTATGTTATCAACAGAAGAGCCCTCAGAAGAAAGTTGTATAAAAAAATTATTTTTCCATGCGAAGACATACCCGTCACCTATCGCAATGGAACTTTCTTCCAGGCTCATTGAACCAGGGCTACCACAACGCACACTAAAAACACCATAGGCTGCTGCAACGTCCGACATTTCATACAATTCAGCCCTTAGTTTTCCATCTTCAGGAAAAACAAATTCAGCTACACTGGCTTCTGTAAAACCGTATTCGAGGTACAGCTCGGCACCCCCGTCAATCAGGTAAAATAGCTCTTCCCCTTTGTATGTCGCTACCGAATCGGCAATTTTCACATTTTGTTCATCCGAAACATTCTGCAGAATACTTCTGCCATTACCCGCACCACATGTCAGAATTACAGCGCATAGTAATGCTGTAAGGATAAAATGTCGGAAAAGAAATTTCATTTTTTCTGATTTATTTCCACAATCTCCACTTTTTGAAGATTCATCTCGCCAATTCCGCTTTCATATCCCTTTTGTACCGGCAATACTTCTTCGGGTAAGTAGCCTAATATCGTTGAACAATAAGCATCTACAGCCACAATATCGGTTCCGGCGACTATTTTATCAAATTTTTTCAATTTTCCGGGACCAGATGGACCATTTGTTACCAGTACTTCTGATGCATCAACTACATTCAAATCAGGTTTGCGAAGTTTACACATATCTGCAAGACATTGTCCAAGAAAGCCCGGGTCGTTTTTTGAAGGACCATCTAAATGAAATTTAACATTAGAAGCTCTTGTATTCAGCCCCATCAAATTTTTCATTGCACATGTTAGTAACGGAATTGTATGGTGTTTGGCAATCGGGACATTGATAAAAACATCCACAGTAAACAAATCTCTGACCACTTCAAGTTGTTTTATCGCTTTCGCACCCGGAATGCTATCCAACTTTACAAAAGTAATACTATCGTATTTTGCAGGAAAACGGTTTTTTTCAATCGTGTGCACCCGGAAAAGCATTTCCGCATTTTGTGCATACAATGTACTCCGTTTCCAATATTCTGGCATAACATACTGTAAACAAACTACTTCAGAGGCGCCTGCGTCGAAACACATTTTTACGACAGCAATGGCAACATCCGGATTTACATAAGTACCTTTATCTTCAAAATCTGAATTGATAAGCAAACCCACCTTTTGCCCTTTTTGTACAAAAGTGCGCATACCTCCCAATTTTTTTACCGCAAGTATTGTGTTGGCATAATAGTTTGTTCCGGAAACAACCGTAATGCGATTGGACTGTTTTCTTTTCTCCTGTTTCCCCGAAAAAGAAGCAAACGAAATACCAACGATAAATATTATAAGAATGTAGCGAGCTAAAATTTTCATAATTATTTGATTTAGTGTGTACAGTATTTACAAGTTACAACAGGCTAAAATAAGAAGGGTTTTATAAATCCCAACAGGTTAAAATTATTTTTCTTTTTGATGTAAAACGTCTCATCTGTAAACTTACAGGCATATGACAACCTGTCCCTGACATGACAGGTCATTTCCCTGTCATATTTTCATTATTTCAGTATTATATTACCTTAATAATTGATTATGAATAATATTGATACAAATAAAGAATTATTAGTTTAACATCGCTTGTTTTTACTTTGCATTTAAGTATTTTTTTGCTACATTATTTTAATTATCTATTTTTTAGCATTTTAACGTCTTATTTATAACTATTGTTAATAACTTTTTTGTACATTATGTAAATTTTGTTATTTTTTTGTTTATATTCGCATAATGTTTGTTAAACGTGGTTTAAATTTAAAAACTCACAATTATGTCCGAAATTGAATTTAATCACAAACTTCTGAGTGTGCAAAACAACCTCCGGTTTTTTGCAAGCACTTTGACCCCAAATCGTGAAGAAGCCAATGATTTAGTACAGGATACTAACTTGAAAGCACTAATTAACCGTGATAAGTTTGCAGACAACACTAATTTTAAAGCATGGACTTATACGATTATGAAAAATACGTTTATTAACAATTATCGTCGTAATATCAAGTCAAACACCATTATTGACAACACCGAAGATTTGTATTTTCTGAATATTTCACATCATTCCGATTTTCCGCAGCCCGATTCGCTAATAGCTGAAAAGGAAATAAAGAAGAATATTGAAAAATTGGATCATGACCAGCGTTTGCCGTTTGAAATGCACAACAGCGGCTATAAATACAAAGAAATAGCTGATCATTTACAACTTTCGATAGGGACGGTAAAAAGCAGGATATTTTTTACCCGTAAAAAACTCATGGGTGCCTTGCAGGATTTTGCTTATTAATTTACTCACTCATATTGAGCCGGACTATGGCAAAAATCATAGCCACTGCTCCTATCCATTGTTCCCAACTCAGCCGTGATTGGTTGAAGATGTAATCAAAAACTATGGCTGACATAGGGAAAAACAATTCGCAAATTGTTGCGAGCATAGCTTTTATTTTTCTCAAACCAAAATAAAAAAGAAATATTGCACCAGATCCGGTTGTAATTCCAATTATAAAAAATATGAGCCAGTTAGCCGGTGTTACTATCGCTATTTGCGAAAATTTACCGGTAAAGGCTACAAATATCCCCATGAAAACTACGGTAAACCCGTAGCGATAAAAAGTAGCTGTAGTAAACGACAATCTGTTTAGCAGCTTTTTGCTTAAAACAGTCGAACTTCCAAACGAAAACGCAGCAAGCAATGCGTATAAAGCCGCATAAACCGTGTTTGAACCAGTTGAAAGATTGGGCAATGCAAAACCAAAGGTAAGAAAATACCCAGCAAGAATAGCTATTGTAGCCCAAAGCAGGTAATTCTTTTGTAGTTTTTCACGCAATAAAACCACAGCAAGAATTATGGCAAATACCGGTTGCATTTTCTGTAATAATACGACAATGGTAAGCGATTGAAAATTCATTAAAAATAAAGCTTTCACAATGGCAAGTGTACCCAAGGCTCCTCCAAATAATGCAACAAGGCTTGTAGTAATAAAATCGCTGGTTGTGAAACTTTTTAGATGTTTATATTCCCTGAACAAAAAAACATTCATCACCAGAAAGGGAATGCAATGCACCATAAAAACAACAAAACCAATATCAAGGTTACGCAAACGGGGGGTTAGCACAATACCATCCAAACCCCAGAGGGTGGCTGCCAACGAAACAGCAACTCCTCCTATTATTATTTCTTTCTTAATTTTCAAGTGGCTATTTTATTAACTATCAAAAACAAGCTACGATTCGCAGCGGAGCACCACTTCCACCTTTTATTTTCATTGGTAAAGCAATTATATACGCTCCCTTTGCAGGTAGAGAATCAAGACTGGCAACATTTTCATACGCTGTAATGCCATGGGCAAATAATGTTCTGTGTACCATAAAATCCTTCGACTGTCCGTAATCTATACTTGGCGTATCCAAGCCGAAAGCTTTAATTTTCCTTTGTTCAGCTAACCATAATGCTGCGTCGGGATGCAAACCGGGGAAATGCAACAAGGCAACTGCTTTCTGACCCGACAAATTAGTACCTGTATATTTTTCCTTATCAGACCAATATTTACTAAAACCAGTATTTACCAGTACAATTGCACCCTCCGGAATTTTTCCATTCTCTTTTTCCCAAAGAAAAAAATCATCAGTGCTTACCTGATAATCCCTGTTTTGTGTAACTTTTCTTTTTACATCAATCACCACAGCATTGCCAATGAGTTGCTGTAATGGAACTTTTTCAATGCTGTTCTTCCCCTTACCAAAATGCAGAGGCGCATCAAAATGGGTGCCGCCATGTTCTTCTGCGCTGAACTTAAAAGAAGAATAGTAGTAACCTTTTTCTGTCATCCCTTCAAAAACAGTATCATGCGAAAAAGGAATGTTTGTGGGCCAATAAATGGCATTTTCATCAAAATCGTGGGTTAAATCAACCCAACGTCCGGCACTGAGTATATCTGCCGGACTTTGCTGATGGCAACATCCCCAACCAACAAATACTATCAGAATAAGAAAAATAAATTGTATTTTCTTCATAACAATTGTATTTATGAAATACTCCGGAATTCGTTTTTCACAAAATCAAGAGCATTTCGCAGTGCAGTGATTTCAGTTTGAACAAATTGTTCAAGAATTATTTTTGCCAGTTCCGTGCCGAGAGCTTCCGTTTGAAGCTGCATAGCGCCGGAATTTATAAAATGGACAGTTTCCTCTTTGGCATTTTTCACCATCTCCCATGCCTGCGACGAAATATACAGTTGCTGCGACAGATTGTGGTCAAACTCCTGCCGTATTGCAGCTATCAAATTCCTTTGCAATGTATTAACATCCATACCCGGTTCCATTACCCTTACGATAAGCTGCATTGGGGTTATACGTTCGAGAAAAAGAACCATTCGTTCGTATGCCTGAAAGCGTAAAGGAGCGACCAACTCATGGTTTTTCATGTTAATTTCCAACAACTTCTTTTTCTGTTCGTTATCAAGATACTGTTTAAGAATAAAATACGTTGTAAGGAACACAACTACTGCCGGAAGGGTTCCCATTAGGGCAATCAAAAGGTAATTCATATAATCAGGGGTTTTTACTTTGCAAAGATGAGAAATAATCAGAAATTTTAAATGTAAATATTTTGAAAGCTTCTGCGATATTTTCTAATTTTGTGCCTTTTTAACCTAAACATACAATTATCATGGAAATTCTATCACAAAGAATACAAAAACTATCAGAATCGGAAACTTTAGCGATGACCCGCCGCAGCCGCGAGTTGCAAAGCCAGGGACATGATGTAATAAACCTTAGCATAGGTGAACCGGATTTTAACACTCCTGGCTACATTAAAGATGCTGCAAAACAAGCCATTGATAATAATGTTACCCATTATCCTCCTGTTGCAGGTTTTGCCGAATTGCGAAAAGCCATTTCAGAAAAATTCAAACGCGACAACAATCTGGATTATGCCCCCGAACAAATAGTTGTATCAACAGGAGGTAAACAGGCTCTTGCTAATGCCATACTTTGCCTGGTAAACCCGGGTGATGAAGTAATTGTTCCTGTTCCTTACTGGGTTTCATACCGAGAATTGATAAAATTAGCCGAAGGAAAAGCCGTTTATCTGCCTACAACCATCGGAAATAATTTTAAAGTTACCCCCGCACAATTAGAGTCCGCCATCACAGATCGTACTAAAATATTAATTTTTAGTAGTCCATGCAATCCTTCCGGTTCTGTTTATACCCGTGACGAGTTAAAAGGAATCGCCGAAGTGGTTGCCCGTCATGAAAATATTTTCATCATTTCCGATGAAATTTATGAATTGATAAACTTTGGTGGAAAACATGCAAGCATTGCCGGTTTTGACTTTATCAAAGAAAGAGTCGTTACAGTAAATGGAGTTTCAAAGGGTTTTGCGATGACAGGCTGGCGTTTGGGCTATATTGGTGCGCCAAAAGTCATTGCTGCTGCCTGCGATAAAATTCAGGGGCAGTTTACCTCGGGAACGGGAACAATTTCCCAAATGGCAGCCATAGCTGCAATGAAAACTAATCCCGAATCCTCTGTGGAATTACAAACTATGCGCAAAGCATTTCACGAACGCAGAGATCTGCTCCTGAAACTTCTGAACGATAT from Lentimicrobiaceae bacterium carries:
- a CDS encoding RNA polymerase sigma factor, translating into MSDIPEKDLLELLRSDDSFNYGFNLLVRKYQQQVYWQVRRMVIIHEDADDLVQEIFVKIWKNIDSFRGKSKLTTWIYRIAVNETISFLKSKRNRLFLPLVDYEKQLAQSLKDDRYFSGDTIQLYLQKALLRLPEKQRLVFNLRYYSELQYDEISEITGTSVGALKASYHHAVKKIEKYLSEN
- a CDS encoding transketolase family protein, whose product is MINYTIQNQKDTRSGFGEGLLDAGKKNKEVVVLCADLTGSMKMDAFAKEFPDRFFQTGIAEANMMGIAAGLTIGGKIPFTGTFANFSTGRVYDQIRQSIAYSKKNVKICASHAGISLGEDGATHQNLEDIGLMKMLPHMTVINTCDFNQTKAATLAIAEFDGPVYLRFGRPKVPNFTPVDQKFEIGRAVRLREGKDVSIFATGHLVWKALEASEILSEKGIDAEVINIHTIKPLDAFSVINSVHKTKCMVTAEEHQRYGGLGDSIAQLLSRKFPVPVEMVAVDDKFGESGKPEELMKKFGLDAPNIVEAALKAISRKK
- a CDS encoding VWA domain-containing protein; amino-acid sequence: MIKKIAIIGLLTILVFHGSLLWAQPGDEKEKPQPLSRILFVFDASQSMLGRWQSDQKINIAKKFLASLIDSLDKVPNIELALRVYGHQKNFPPQDCKDTKLEVPFAANNAERIKHKLKLLTPRGTTPIAYALEQTEKDFTPCDNCRNIIILITDGLEECNGDPCAASQYLQKKGIALKPFIIGIGRNIKEGFDCVGNYFDASSEQMFHKALQVVISQALNTTTAQVNLLDKNGKPTETNVNMTFYDNVSGKMKYNFIHTLNNKGIPDTLILDPLPTYDIVIQTIPPVLVPNVKITAGTHNIIPAETPQGSLRLKVSSNEKTVKNLQGIIRKHGEMSTLNVQTFDETKKYLIGKYDLEVLCLPRLYVNDVDISQSHTTTVEIPMPGIAVILKSVNGYGSIYQEKDNRLIWIYEMKDNLLQESLILQPGKYRVVFRSKYSEKSSYTIEQGFKIDPGVTTNVKLYPN
- a CDS encoding transketolase, with product MTSIAELQKIASQVRRDILRMIHHAGSGHPGGSLGCADLLVSLYFSQLKHQAETFTMDGQGEDIFFLSNGHLSAAWYSTLARSGYFPIEELATFRMINTRLQGHPSPKDLSNGVRIASGSLGQGLSVAIGAALAKKLNNDPNLIFTLMGDGEIQEGQVWEAAMFASAKKVDNLIGIIDNNGRQIDGNVDDVLPLGNICAKWEAFGWTVMQMDGNNIPDILSTLTQARKLSGKGKPIMIVMKTEMGFGVDFMMGTHHWHGVAPNDEQLQRALMQLEETLGDFNIAS
- a CDS encoding 3-phosphoshikimate 1-carboxyvinyltransferase — encoded protein: MESDQQREIIRLQPGTGGCNAFSLPASKSISNRLLILQALSSIHFIIENLSEAEDTTILKNLLVKIRENTGKSDVPTILDVVHAGTTFRFLTALLAITPGNWVLTGSERMQQRPIKELVDALKSINADIRYLKTPGFPPLQINGKPLRGGEVELESHISSQFVSALLMIAPVLPDGLKIRLKKTIVSQPYIIMTLQFLERFGVRHTWENTLISVANQPIIGIDTFVEPDWSAAACWYQLIAFSKEMSVVLYGLQQKSLQGDAMLSNLFTNFGVSSRFLKEGVMLTNTGKCTDYFEQDCIQTPDLAIALTITCAGLGIPCCLTGLDTLVNKESNRLLALQQGLTGMGANVTLKNNNTIMVHGKASFSKGVVQTRNDHRLALGFAPLAAVLGEIVLNHPDVINKSYPDWWNHLKLLGWKVSQSRIHDNGQDFQFYQQK
- the aroB gene encoding 3-dehydroquinate synthase; translation: MSREKTGFTIQGEFCPVYTGIQSLEYLSHFIEENTDFFSQIYILTDSVTLQFCLPLLKHHVSILQNTEILTIESGEKNKVIDSALYLWKELLKRGADRHSLLINLGGGMICDMGGFVAANFKRGISFVHIPTTLLSMVDASIGGKTGVDFDEIKNQIGVFALPKAVFINPQFLDTLPMRQIKSGMAEMLKHGLVADATYWQKLSSGFPAFKDAESVFIAGSVKIKCDIVNADPMESGLRKVLNFGHTIGHALEAFSLNHGKESLLHGEAIAAGMICEAYISHRLCGLPYKELQEIIEGFVQYFSYYHFDNKFYNEIAALTQFDKKNRGSKIGITLLKHIGETIPNQFCDVALIIESLEFYSGLSKK